The following are from one region of the Takifugu rubripes chromosome 12, fTakRub1.2, whole genome shotgun sequence genome:
- the jazf1a gene encoding juxtaposed with another zinc finger protein 1a yields the protein MTGIAAASFFSNSCRFGGCGLQFESLAELIVHIEDNHIDTDPRVLEKQEQQQPTYLALSYINRFMTDAARREQETMKKKATPKLSLSITGGVSRNSTATPPRHTSGNLTPPVTPPITPSSSFRSSTPTGSEYDEEEVDYEESDSDESWTTESAISSESILSSMCMNGGEEKPFACPVPGCKKRYKNVNGIKYHAKNGHRTQIRVRKPFKCRCGKSYKTSQGLRHHTINFHPPVSTEILRKIQG from the exons ATGACGGGCATCGCCGCCGCTTCTTTCTTCTCCAATTCCTGCAGGTTCGGCGGCTGCGGTCTCCAGTTCGAGTCCCTCGCCGAGCTCATCGTCCACATCGAGGACAATCACATCG ACACGGATCCGAGGGTCCTGGAGaagcaggagcaacagcagcccaCTTATCTGGCCCTGAGTTACATCAATAG GTTCATGACGGACGCGGCGCGGCGCGAACAGGAAACCATGAAGAAGAAGGCCACGCCCAAGTTGTCCCTGTCCATCACCGGTGGGGTCTCGAGGAACAGCACGGCCACGCCCCCTCGCCACACCAGCGGTAACCTGACGCCACCCGTCACGCCCCCGATCACCCCCTCATCCTCTTTCCGCAGCAGCACACCCACAG GCAGCGAGTATGACGAGGAGGAGGTAGACTACGAGGAGTCGGACAGCGATGAATCGTGGACCACTGAAAGTGCCATCAGCTCCGAGTCCATCCTCAGCTCCATGTGCATGAACGGGGGCGAGGAGAAGCCGTTCGCCTGTCCCGTCCCCGGCTGCAAGAAGAGATACAAG AATGTTAACGGCATCAAGTACCACGCCAAAAATGGCCACCGCACGCAGATCCGCGTGAGGAAACCCTTCAAGTGCCGCTGTGGGAAGAGCTACAAGACCTCGCAGGGCCTGAGACACCACACCATCAACTTCCACCCGCCCGTCTCCACCGAGATCCTGCGCAAGATCCAGGGCTAG